The genomic window TCATTAACTATTTTGAACTTATTCCATGTccctattttataaaaatatggaAAGACATTGGTATGTGTTGTGTGTGTAGCAAGaagagaaaaatcaaagtatttgagataaaataaagtactacatgtaattctattttgtattgttgtaaaaatatttagtgAAATACTGtgtacagggaaatattcgcccccgttttattttctttcctttAGCCTTTTCACCTTCGTCGTCAGCTGGGAGTTTAAGATTGGGCGAGTTCATGGAGTTTAAATATCTCAAATTGTCCTATCTTTAACACAATTGTTTCTGGGGGATTCAAGACGGGTTGATGCTGTTTGAAATTGAGACGGGCGAAAACATAACCCGGtatgaagttttattttatcatatatggATTTTTGACATCTATtgtaatgcatatatattttacaaaaataataaaagctgAATGTCGaattattttcttgtttttgtatacatactagtatttaaaacatttttgttttgtaatgcTTTATGTTTTTGGTACATTATATAGcgtaatatatttgaatttttaaaacctgtaCATTAAGTTACCTGTAGCTGTATATTAACTGGAAAAAACTGGCGATTCTTAACTTAATCGACAGCTTCTCCAACTTAATGTACAGCTACAGGTTACTtgatgtacatgttttaaatgttgaaagCAATACACACACATTGTCCTCAACAGTTAggaaaatttacttttaattcaaatataaacataaataccaacatcaatatttaaaatactaTTTTACAACAATATGAATTTATCATCTCCGGAGAAAGACATAGAAGCACAACAAATATGCTGACCATTTCAAAGAGTCATTGTAAATGTGACTCCAGAaacataaatgattaaaatttgaatgagaAAGACATATTTCCAGAGGTAATATTAATTTCACTAGGGCACAGCTATTGGAATCACAGGGATCgcacattttcatcttttttttcacatactatatttcataattattttattatatttaaccGTGAAATAGTTTCCGTGCTATCATGATGAATAGTCAACGAAACTTTTCACCATTTTATCTCTAGAATGTCCTTTGAAGACTTAATAAGACCCCCATCAAACAAAGTTTGTATATAGAAATAGGTAtttaggaatcaccttgtccgtctgtccgtgcaaaatttgtgtccggagaaacattggaagttcttacttcatacgAAGATTGCTTCTGACCTGAGGATGTGTCTTCACACGAACATTACCTATGACCTGAGGATGTGTCATGACCCTAACGCAAGGTCATTTTGGCAAATGCAAGGTAACTGGCAggaaaagtgtaaaatttgtgTCCCgttcatatctttcttatgaatAAACATCGggaatttttacttcacacaaagattgcttatgacctgagagGTGtgttatgaccttgaccttaggTCATTTGGGCAATGTCAAGGTTACAAAGCgtaaaatttgtgtccggtttATATCTTTTATGTAGAAACATAAGAAGTTCTCTAGAAGTTCTtatttcacacaaagattgcttatgacctgaaaGTGTGTCATGACTGACCATAGGTCATATTGGCAATTCCTGGCTGTAACATGTCTAATATTAATGGATATGATGAGAAGGTAAAGTTTCACACAAAGTTTGCTTGTaccaggccacataaaattaattgctAGATTATCCTCCCCGCCCGCCATTCTGAAAATGCCCGCCCCGATGcattttgtcttcttttttgaaaaaaaaaattgtgtgtaaaAAATTTCGAAAAAAAGTCTTGTTCGGTATACCAAAAATTTAAACCATTTAATGACTGCCTGACATGTGGATTGTCGTTTGAttccagtcatgtttgttatGAAAGGATGCAAATGTCTTGCATTGACATTTCAGTTATATTGACAGTTAAGTTAATtaagttaaaagttaaataaaatggaatttacaTAACAGAAATTGCCTTGTGTTCAGGTATAAGCATTGACAATTCTTAAAAATCGAGCAGTTGTCATAATAGAACAGGGGCGGTTAAATAAAAAGCATTaaacattttctataatagaaaaaactTAAGTTATGATCTTTTTTTAGCGGATGGGGTATCGTCAAGTAACAACATTCTGACGCCTGCTTCAAAATGAATATGTATGGGTGGCGGAACGAGTAAAAaaagttaaaggggcatggacacgattttggtcaaaaattatttttttctgtttttaatgttcacaatgcttcaCTAAAGCATTCCTAATGATCAACTAAACTTTGAGTGTCAGTTTTCGTGTCATAAGCGAGATAAAGGGCTCAtatttctttgtcatgtaaacaaagctttgtgtacgttttgaattttgaagtaaagaattccagttttagacatAAAATGAATGTCATAAACGCTATATGCTTAAAACGAATCATAACATAGAGAAATCGGCTTTAAACAGAACAACTTTTACCGGTatttgaaccaatgtaaacaaaagcagggaacaagccttgtttacatgacaaagaattgtaagctctttaTTATGCGTATAACTACGACTAATACTCAAATTTTGGgatatcatttgaaatgcatttttaaagctttataaACACTAGAATGAACTTTGACCATAATCGTGATAATGCCCCTTTAAtgcaaaatgaacaaaatttttttaaagacataatAAAATACGACACAGACCagcttaaaacaaaatcaacagcCTCTTTTGCAAAATCAACAGACACCGATGCAAACCAAGCAATCACCGATGCAAAACCAACAGTAATTTCCTTGATTAACGCTAGGTGTCTTGCAAAGAGATATCAGGAAAATCATATCCTGGAGAAAATGCAAACCGGAGAAAACGCACTTAAGAATTTAGCTCGCTAAACAACATTTCAATTGCTGTTTACGTAGTATTTATTTCCCTGACAAAGAGCACTTggtattgtttgaaaaaaaaatcccgcatatatattttatacatattaacaCTAGGATCAGTTTAGATAggatactgtgaaatcattagattttgtggTGGCTCACTTTTCGTgtaattcgtgggtacctctcatccacgaattaacatcctcctcGAATTAATAGATTAGGGTAATAGAGTCATAGTTTCTTTGTAGGTTTAAGAGAATACTCGAAAGTACGTCCCCAccaacctgtaaaatttaagcaatccacgaaaattagccCCCACGAAATTTGACGATTCCACAGTAGTTAAGAGCCAGTTTAATTAATTGCGagaatattccttttttttctatGCTGCATCTCATATTCTACATCTCTTTCCTTTTATATCATAATGACatatttaacacatttattggttttttgccaaattaatgtgacataaaaattatttataatgcatGAGTAATTAAATATCTATAGGCCAAGTGGTAGTGTAAGGCTGTTATAAGCTTGACCAGTCCCACGTTTTTGCCATAACCATCAAATGAGACGGTTAGTTTTCCATCGctccttcaaaaaaatattatttttatttgttttatcattttagtTTATCATTCACCTACACATTTTAACAAGCTATGATGCAAgcatattaacatttttaataccTACATTTCTAATGCTTTATTTAATTGCTTCTTGCATGATTCATGCGCCATAGAGTTAAGATGGTGTCCCAATTCTCTCTTCCTCCTCTTCGGTGCCTATTTTGGTGATTCTTGGAATGTTCAAGGTAGCAATATTACTGTTAATGTGTCTCCCCCAAAACCTCCATTTATCATTTGTCATTCCTGCAATTGTATTGTTAATGTACACATCGATTTCTAGAGCATTTGTCACAGACAGAGATAAAACGGTCGGGATCTATGTTTCAATATTTGCTTATCAACGACCAACTTTCGATTTAAAATGGTTGTCATTCTCTGATAAGATCAAACAAAAGCGATGCCGACTACAGCTCTGCAGAACGACCTGACAATTTGTTCTATAtgctttgaaaaattcaaaacgccAAGGATTTTACCATGCTCGCATGTATTTTGTCAGAGTTGTATTTCATCCTTTATAGTGAGCTCATGTGAATCTAAAGAGGCACCTGTGGGATTTTTCTGTCCATTGTGTAGGGAATTTATACCATCACCAGCTCCTCTCCTTTATCCAGAAAAGTGGGCAGAAAGTTTGCCCATTTGTGAAATTATCGAAAAATTGGTAAAACTCGGTGAACCTAAACAGTGCCTACCATGCCAACGAGAAAATGAAGAAGAAATAGCTATAGATATATGCATCACATGCGATGAGCCAATTTGTGAAAACTGCACGAAATACCATAAACGAATATTGACGACAAGAACTCACcttataatttcttttaatgaacCTAGCAGAGCCCTACAACTCATCacaactttaaataaaaacaatagatGCCCCACACATCCTGATAAAGAAGTCGAGTTACATTGCAATGATCATCAAAAAACTTGTTGTGCACTCTGCGTTAGCACCGAACACAGGAAATGTTCCGACGTTGAAACCGTAAAGTCAGCTGCCGAGGAAGcaaaaaaagacaaaagagTGAAGGAGTTAAGTAGAAAAATAAACGAATTTGAAAAGGAGCAGCTTACGTTTAAACGAAAGTATGAagaaaacataacaaaaatagAAAGTAAGTCCGATAGCATAAAAGAAGAATCCAAAAGAATCCGTAAGAAAATTAACGATCATTTGGACGAAATTGAGAATCAACACATGGGTGAGCTAAGTACATTTACTAAAAACAATAGGGATTTATTGAGGAAGCGCATTGATTCCGTCTCAGATAGGATTCACTTTAGTAGACACTGTATACAGAGTCTTCTGAACCTGGAGGATGCGAGTGATGCCTGCTTTATGAAGGAATACAATCGTGTCAGAGAAACCTTTGAGGTGCTGGAAAGTCAGACTATGAAAACAAAACTCGATTTAACAATACCAGAAGAACTTGCAGCCATTAGAAACCTAACACACTTTTGTGAAACTAATCTGTCACGATTAGAGGCACAACTAACAAGGAGAAGAAAATACATTAACATGTCTCTCTCTTTGGTTTATGAGTCTCGACTTCTCAAAGCCAATATCTGTAGTGGAACATTATTCTCTGACGAAAAAATCGTCCTAGCAAATCACAGCAGCGATAAAATCGGACTGTTTTTATTGAGATTAACAAATGAATCATGGGAAACAGAAATAAACTTTGAATCTTACAATTGGTTTTTTGACGTCAAACATACAgagaataaaatttattcaacaaatTGTAGCAAAAAATGTGTGATTATCATGACAAGCGATAACTTTAACAAGGTAGGTGAATTCAAAATGAAAGATGATTTAATGCCTTTCGGTTTAGCATTGAGAAGAGGTTTTCTCTTTGTCGCGTGTAGAAATGTaatcttaaaatattctttagaagggttgtttatttacaaatacaatgTGGAAACTGGAACACTTTATGTAACTGTGACAGACGTCGGGCACATTGTTTACAGTAATGGAACAACTGACATAGTGACTTGCATCAATGAGATAGGACAGACCCAATGGGAATACAAACACACCAGGCTTAAGAGTCCACACAGTGTTGACAGGGATGAGCTCGATAATCTTTTTATTTGCGGATCGAGCAGTGACAATATTCACATATTAAGTTCCAATGGCACACTTATCAAAATTATTGAGGATATTCCATGTCCagcttttataaaaatgtttaaaggcATTGATATGTGTTGTGTGTGTTGCAGttggaaaaatatcaaaatatataggaTCAAATAAAGAAGctgtatataaaactatatttaaaatatattagacGTCTTAACTATTCAAAAGGGAATCAAAAATATACCATGTTTAATTTCGTGTTACTTTGACAAATTGATTTATTGCTTCATAATGATTTTTGTGTGATTGCGGTGTGACACATTTGTATCCTTGGAGATTAAGCAATGTACCACGTCATACACGTGTACAGTCATTGAaagcttttatttcattttctgctATCTAgactcatatatatatatatatatatatatatatatatatatatatatatatatatatatatatatatatatatatatatatatatatatatatatatatatgcctgtATTGACCATTTGTGAAAGTAAGACTTTATTCTTAAAAGAGCATAAGTTGGTCGTAGAATAGaattcacatttttattttcatttgttcattttttcaatatttaattccGTTAAGTTGAATCTGTACATGTTACAGAAAGATAATCTTACAGTGACTAAGCTATCAAAGCCTTATGTTTTACAGTAAGAGCCCGACCCATATATTTGCAATGTAACATCCGAAAAGTAAGTCTTCATTTCTTGTAAGTTTTTGCTAgatatttgtatgaaaaaaagatAACTAGGTAATTATAATAGATATAATGCATGAGGTGgggaaaatgtttaagaaatttgTTGAGTGAAGTGCCCACCTATTCCAGACaccctttttaaaataaaaaatgtaacattGAAATGTAGAAgatattttaatgcatttttcattactacaaaattgaaaatcacaAAAGACATTCGCGTGCGcatgtaaataataatgaaatatatgaaaaattaaaattttcaattgagtatgccattttaaaacattatttcatcGACATATTGTTCTGGGTAAAGGGTCCGAAACTGAAATTTAATCTGTTATATACACAGTTCAATTCTAACAAAAACTTTTCTCCACTGAAACAAACatgatttattaagaaaaacttGTGCAACTGAAATTTCCTTCCTCGTATTTGTTAATCATACTTTAGACCAATCAGCTTAGTGCAGTATCCATAACAACAGATCAATACTAGCAGAGATTCAAATATTCTGAATGTTTATGAAGAACTAACAATCCAAAATCAGTGTATCAAATTggttataattttatcatttactaTCTACAAAATGTACTGAGCAAACCAAGAATACGGTATTATTCACCTTTTTTCTTCGTTTGTGGTAAGAAATATCAGACACTCCGATTTCAGGAATAATATATTTGATTGAATTGTAATCTTAGAATTCTTTAACTATTTCTTGAAACAACCAGAAAAACAAGTAAATACCAATGCTCAAAGAGGAGTGTCCAAGTAAGGAAAAATACGACCTATTACCATGTATGTCGATTAACAAAACTAATAATACTTTCATAGGTTTGTCATTACTTTACtatgtatattgtataattatgtataaattacatgtgtattactgtttgtcattattttactatgtatattgtataattatgtatgaaTTACATGTGTATTACTGAAGTTCCCTCAGTATTCGTGGATGCCATCTTTTTCACCCTTATAACAGATAACAAGGCATGTAACACTATTGCCTAGACAATCCTCCTTGTGTTCAACAGTTTATATATACCAGACTTTGAttaaattgatgtttattttatttatataacactagattttgacccgtgcgtgcacgggttgacattacATATAATATCGgatatttacgaaatagatacatcgacgcaccgtatattgttgacatttgcataatgctgttaatttcactacactctgccgAGTTGGAATAATCTAAGTGTGCCTCGGGAAAGGCTTTCATCACAGTTAAAATACCTCCCaaatacccgtaatgtagcagaaaattgcagaatcgctccaaaacgattttggaaaaGATTgatgaagttgcattgaaaataaatttttcataacaaaccattttgaagctgtaaatacctttcttcgaaaagtttaattctataattgcagaattcaacattttttcaacaacattttttacacaccatgttgacattcgaaacactcgggatttttttttagtaaatgcagtgtgtaagagttatctcccgtattttctttgatgaacagaaaaaaaattccaatgaaaattaaaacgcattttttttatcgtttttgagtttatccatgcaaatgtgatatcgtggaaacattaaaaatgaagtgcatcccgtgatttagcgtgaatgtaatgcgtatgcgcaagattgtaaaatccaaaaaattcagatgatttccggaattttttgaggatttttcgttcattattaattagcgattgagaaaaaataaaaacaaattggtaatcttcaagtaccattggtgtttaaaatatataaaacaaaagacagtactcttccgatttatcggtattaaagcccaaacattcgagtctattattttaatatagtagtatagaaatattaaaaatgtaaagttgcATCGGACTTAAAGTTTTAGACAACAATAACTgttaaatcaagaaaatatcgtaatttaaattttcaatatgagGAATAAGAATGGTAAATGACAACAAAGTATGGAAAACATcaaaaaatgctaaaaattttcagttttgccattcttgaaaaatatttgacttGAGAAAACTCAACGAGCTGACAAAACTGTTTAAAGAGGGTGATAtctctaagaaaaaaaatcaatttcagcCGTGAGGTATGCCGGTCCATTAAACTAAAAAAAGCGACTTTTCTTTCTTTGTCACTCCactatagggggtgtgtagcgatgagaaGAACAATGGAAATCGACAATAAGGCGGAAATCGGAGatattctttaatatttggATATTGAAGGGTGTAGATTATTGACTTTCCACGAAGTGCATGATTTTTTGGAACTACATAATCATACATTGTCAAATGCACATTTTTTATAAGATCTAAAATTCAAAGATTCATTGAGTATGATTACATAAAAGTATATGAGAGAAAACCTAAGTGTGTGGGTCCTTTAGGTTGTGTGCAGAGAGGAAATGGTAAATATAGGTCAATTTGACTGATTTGacaaataaaaacacattttgctCGCCTCCTAGATATAAGAATAAGGATGTGAGAGATCTTGCATCTTAAAACCTCATGACAAATCCATTTCTTTAGATATTAAAGATGGGTTTTACCATATACCTGTACATCCATTAGATAGAGAGTATTTAGGATGCTGTTGGTCAGGTGTTTGTTATAGGTGGAAAGTACTAGTACTACATTTTGGCTTGAATTTTTCGCCTTACTTTTTAGCAAGTGTACATGTTAAAGTATTTTAGAGACATTGATCAAATTTTGTGTTGACGATGTCTTGCTGGGTGCGGCTAATAAGAATATTGTAGATGCTAAAGACCTTAAAGGGTTtgggttttttaattttgaaaagtcACAGTTAAACCCGTCCAAAGGAATTGACTCCATTGCATGGGTACACTTTTTCCAATGCacagaatactgtggaatcattaaaattcttgggggggcaattttcgtggattgcttaaaatttacaggttcgtggggatgtaaaaTCGCTATTTTTCAGAGATTTGACAAAGAACATGGTGTGTACAtaactttaaagaaatttctaTCAAAAAAAAAGAGTCAACCAAATCGGGGGAAGGGGGTCCTGTCCTCAAACGCCAGTGTTGGCAATGATCATGAAAAGTACGGacaaaagtaaatctttatccAATGTTCATTGATGAACATTCTGAAAAATTCAGGCCCTcttaatatgtaaataaaatgtaataatcTGTCATTATATtcttaataatacaaaaaaggaaattatGAATATCGCGATAGACTTcatgatataaaacaaataatttgcTGCTTTAAAAGCTTGTTTGACATCAGATTAAAATGTGTTAgtttaagttttataaaaactttATGACCGTTTTATTGGTATCTATTAAGTACTGGGATTACTGTACTTAatcaaagacaaaaacaattttctgatacatattttttaatgaacgATTCATGTTTGTGTATTTTCATGTAATCGAAACAAAtagcaaaattattttacatgataTTACTTTTCTGacgttgaatttttttattcttctagAACTTTCTTGGCTTTCTTTTCCTTCTTTGTTGAAGGATTTGTGTTTGAATAATCTTGATTCCCAGTTACTCAAGCATACTTTGTGCTTGGTTTGGTTGAAATGGCCCTGTGattctgaagaagaaaattAGCTAATAATgaacagaaataaataaatgtttagttTGTCAGTATAGTGCTAGCATTGTTTCGACGATTTCTCTATAAAATCTAACTAATGGTGTTTGGGAAACAAGGCATAGGAATCCAAGATGACCATCCCTATTTTATtcttcatatcttaaaaaatgCTGTACTGAacaaaacatgtatattatggaaaatattaatcaaatgaTGAATGTCAAGTCTTAACAAACAATAGGCCCAAGGGCCACATTGCTAACTTGTAGCATtgcagttttcaagaagatcTCAATGGATATTTCATTTACGTGTACGCATATTCCTACATCAAGCTTTAGTTTAAGCTTATCTGGGCAAATGGTTTTCAagcaaattttgtattttttaaatattcctttgtaaaatattCAACCCCTCACTGGGACCATATTCTATCCATTGGGGTcataatttaatcaaacttgAATCCACACTAACTTCCACACATTTAGTTTGCCAAATGGTTTTTTAGAagaatttttcagaaaatatcaacaaattttgcAATAGTTCTTAATTAATTCCCCTTGAAAAAGAATGCAGcccttctttatttaaaacaaataacttGAATACCCTTCACCCAAGGAAGCTATATGTTAAGTTTGGCTGAATTTAAGCAGTTGGTTTTTGGAAATAAgtcaaacataggtaatcacagattacaaagctcaacGAAACGAGGCATCACCTATATGAGGCATCACCTATATGAGGCATCACCTGTATGAGACCatctttataataatataatatgaaaatatggatattcatggatacagTAGTGTGGTTTGGCACAATAGCGTatttcatatgttaaaaaattgtttgataatcatatgttcatttcatgaaatatttcaaatactaTTCATCAATACACTAATATAAAATACGATATTGCATCCAGTGATAATATACAATATGGTGTAATATGatgtataaaattatacaatataatacggtaatataatgatacaatatggtattgtatcatatcacaTTGTGTCAAGATATGgtataatatcatatgatacaatatcatttcataTATGATACATCATATGGAACAATATAATTtcatacaacattgtatcatttcATATGATACAATCCCATGTgacatattaatatattatataatacaatatcatataatacaatatcaataacatgataaaatataatatataacaatatcatataaaacactTTCATGTGAtacaataatacatcatataatacaaaatcattctatttaatatcatatcaaaataattaatactatacgatattgtatcatattcaTATGATGAAATACTATACATATCTAAGTCATAAGATttaatatcatgtgataaaataatatacaatacatatCATATTAAaggatacaatatcatatattacaatatcacataaaacaatatcatttcattATGCACAAAAAactgatacaatatcatatcatataatttttcaaaataatattgtatactttaataatatcatatcaatatattatatatttaataaaatcaatatcatatgaatcatgttatatcatcggataacaaacacatctatcaagcatGTTTGAGGGAGGTagatttttttagcatccttgataatggagatcaggttctgcatctgaagctacccctgcaattcatttatattatagttaaatcaaccatgcaagtttgaaatagtactacaAGTACTACTAGCTATTAATCACCTGACCTGTTCCTTAAAAGACTAAACTTCCTCCAGCATTTCAAACccattgctcagattcagcatccaaacCTGTAAGGTGCATGAGAATCACAAgctgcatcatccatgcaagtttgagtAAGACTGAACCAAATATAACTAAGATTTGtttatcaaagggcacctgctcttaaaaacttaaaaaccagctcaaaaaccttaaccctatccagcatccgaaacctatagctcaaattcagcattcaagcctgtcaggtgaatcggtatcataagacacaccatccaagcaagtttggtgaagttaggaccaatAGTAACTTTAAAATGACTGTCAAATgacacctgctccaaaaactctAACCTGCTCataaaccttaacctcctccagcatttGACtttcatggcccagattcagcatccaagtctttcacgTCCattagtaggtccagatgcatcattcatgcaagtatggtgaagataggacaagttataacttagatacaggacctgcaacaaaaactttaaccaggtccagaCCCAGACGCTGAGGGTATAGCCTACagtaagcccccccccccccccccttcctctctgtgagctaaaaatgtaatGTACAGACACAGGGACAAAAAGAATAATAGAGATATGGACAttggacaaaatgtgatcagacaAGCTTATTTGAGCTTTCAGTTTAATTGAGATAAAGCTTGAGTAATTATAATAGCAAATCTAACAAACTACATTAAGCCTACATATCATTCCATATAGATATAAGTATATCCAAGAGggttttttcaaataatttttaatttttcttgcaATTGGAATTCTTTTAAACTATACTTTGATCCTTTCCAGAACAGCTTGATCATTGAGTGCTCTTAAGTGTTCTATCTGTCCATTTGTCTGTTCACATTATGTCCAGAACATATTACCTCTCCCTTTGCCTATTCAGTCTCATACTTTACCCTAAGAGTATCTTTTGGTAAAGAGTGTGCAGTAACCTTGAACCAACTTTCTATATATAAGGTGAAATGTCAAAGCAAACCTATGAGTAAAATCTTTGTCTGGATATGTCATATATTTTGTACCTTTGATCCTATCTTGCTCAAATTTCTCATAGTGCTTGTGGTTAAAGACTGTGCATTTATACCCTGAAACAAGCTTTCAAGTCAATGGTTAAGGTTATACCAGATCCATTAAtcattagaattaattttt from Magallana gigas chromosome 9, xbMagGiga1.1, whole genome shotgun sequence includes these protein-coding regions:
- the LOC136271914 gene encoding E3 ubiquitin-protein ligase TRIM45-like, encoding MPTTALQNDLTICSICFEKFKTPRILPCSHVFCQSCISSFIVSSCESKEAPVGFFCPLCREFIPSPAPLLYPEKWAESLPICEIIEKLVKLGEPKQCLPCQRENEEEIAIDICITCDEPICENCTKYHKRILTTRTHLIISFNEPSRALQLITTLNKNNRCPTHPDKEVELHCNDHQKTCCALCVSTEHRKCSDVETVKSAAEEAKKDKRVKELSRKINEFEKEQLTFKRKYEENITKIESKSDSIKEESKRIRKKINDHLDEIENQHMGELSTFTKNNRDLLRKRIDSVSDRIHFSRHCIQSLLNLEDASDACFMKEYNRVRETFEVLESQTMKTKLDLTIPEELAAIRNLTHFCETNLSRLEAQLTRRRKYINMSLSLVYESRLLKANICSGTLFSDEKIVLANHSSDKIGLFLLRLTNESWETEINFESYNWFFDVKHTENKIYSTNCSKKCVIIMTSDNFNKLEKYQNI